The DNA segment GTGATCGGCCCGGCGAACGTGCTCTTCGACCCGATCACGCTCGTGGCCCACGCGACCGACGCGACGGACTGGCGCCTGCACCTGCCGGTGGCCGTGGCGACGCCGACGCAGGCCATGCAGGTGCAGCCGCTGCTGGCGGCGCTGGCGGCGCTCGGGTTGCACGCCGTCCCGCGCGGCGCCGGCACCGGCCTGACCGGGGGGGCGGTGCCGCTGCGCCCGCGCTGCGTCGTCGTGAACACCGAGCGCCTCGACCGCATCCTCGGCGTGGAGGAGCGGGCGTTCGCGCTGCCGGACGGGCGGGAGGCGCGCGCGAGCGTCATGAGCGTCGAGGCGGGGGTCGTCACGGAGCGCGCCATGGAGGCCGCCGAGCGGCTCGGGCTGGTCTTCGCGACAGACCCGACGAGCGCCTGGGCCTGCACGATCGGCGGCAACGTGGCCGAGAACGCCGGCGGCAAGACCGCGGTGCGCTACGGCACCTGCATCGACAACCTGCTGGCCTGGACCATCGCGATGCCCGCGGGGACCTTCACCGTGCGCCGCCTCGATCATCCGCTGCGCAAGATCCTCCCCGGCGACACGGTGCGCTGGCGCGTGGAGGACGCCGGCGGGCGCGAGGTGCGCGAGGTCGCGCTCGCCGCGGCCGAGATCCGCCGCCCGGGGCTCTGGAAGGACATCACGAACAAGGCGCTCGGCGGGCTCCCCGGCCTGCAGAAGGAGGGGACCGACGGCGTGATCACGTCGGCCGAGTTCCTGCTGCACCCGCGGCCGGCGGCCGGCACGACCCTCTGCCTGGAGTTCTTCGGCGAGGACATGGACGAGGCGAGCGAGGTGATCCTCGAGCTGACGCAGGCGCTCACGCACGGGGAGCTCGCCGCGCTGGAGCACTTCGACGGGCAGTACGTCCGCGCGATCGAGTACCGCGTCAAGGCGGCGCGCGCCGGCACGCCCAGGGCGGTGCTGCTCGCGGACCTGGCCGGCGACGATGCGGCGCAGCTCAAGCGCGCGGTGGCGACGGTGCGCGCGCTGCTCGACCGCCGCGCCAACACCGAGCTGGCGGTGGCGCGCGACGCCGCGGAGGCGGCGCGCTTCTGGGCGGACCGCAAGCGCCTCGGCGTGATCGCCGCGCGCACGAACGCCTTCAAGCTCAACGAGGACGTCGTGCTGCCGCTGGCGGCGCTCGCGCAGTTCTCCCGCTGGGTGGACGCCGTCAACCTCGAGGAGGAGCGCGAGAACCAGGAGGCGCTCGTGCGCCGGCTGCGCGACTTCTTCGAGGAGGGGCCGCCGGCCGAGGAGGCGGCGTGGCCGGAGGCGCAGGTCGGGCGCGCGCTGGCGCTGTGCGAGGAGGCGCTCGAGACGCTCTCGTGGGAGGACGCCGAGCAGATGCGCGGCGGCGCGGCCGTCGAGGGGCTGCTCGGGCAGCTGCGCGAGCTGGCCCGCGGCTCGCAGGAGCTCGCGGACGGGATCGAGGGGATCGTCGCGCACGTGCGCTCGCGGCTCGTGGTGCTGGCGACGCACATGCACGCGGGCGACGGCAACGTGCACGTGAACATCCCGGTCATGTCCAACGACCGCGGGATGCTCGGGCGCGCGGAGGCGGCGGTCGACCGGCTCATGGAGCAGGTCGCGGCCCTCGGCGGCGTCTGCTCCGGCGAGCACGGCATCGGCGTGACCAAGCTCA comes from the bacterium genome and includes:
- a CDS encoding DUF3683 domain-containing protein, which encodes MARPDLREIRFNYTSADDRQVVLFLLGPEGWAAIERLRERRVTGRLSRLLMRVLGEVFIHRRNPFLAEELLADPRRRRRLFGALADDLGLIRRQAGADPLVAELVGRADALVASFRREVDGLPAERERIRRRLGAVIGPANVLFDPITLVAHATDATDWRLHLPVAVATPTQAMQVQPLLAALAALGLHAVPRGAGTGLTGGAVPLRPRCVVVNTERLDRILGVEERAFALPDGREARASVMSVEAGVVTERAMEAAERLGLVFATDPTSAWACTIGGNVAENAGGKTAVRYGTCIDNLLAWTIAMPAGTFTVRRLDHPLRKILPGDTVRWRVEDAGGREVREVALAAAEIRRPGLWKDITNKALGGLPGLQKEGTDGVITSAEFLLHPRPAAGTTLCLEFFGEDMDEASEVILELTQALTHGELAALEHFDGQYVRAIEYRVKAARAGTPRAVLLADLAGDDAAQLKRAVATVRALLDRRANTELAVARDAAEAARFWADRKRLGVIAARTNAFKLNEDVVLPLAALAQFSRWVDAVNLEEERENQEALVRRLRDFFEEGPPAEEAAWPEAQVGRALALCEEALETLSWEDAEQMRGGAAVEGLLGQLRELARGSQELADGIEGIVAHVRSRLVVLATHMHAGDGNVHVNIPVMSNDRGMLGRAEAAVDRLMEQVAALGGVCSGEHGIGVTKLKYLDPALRAAFADYRRAADPGGLMNPGKLEDLDALELIFTPSFNLLELEARILRHGRLEELALRIAHCVRCGKCKPDCCVFYPGRGLFFHPRTKNLAIGALIEALLYDSQRERAGAFELLRNLEEVADHCTLCHKCRKPCPVGIDTGAVSVLEREILAGHGFKRSPLATRATLAYLESTSAPLNRAFRAAVLGAGGAAQRLAVR